In the uncultured Methanobrevibacter sp. genome, GGTTGTTTCATTGATTTCCTTTAAAAATGTGCTTCTTGCAAGAATGGTGACCTCGCTGCCTAATGTTGAGTAGATATTAGCTATTTCACAGGCGATTATTCCTCCGCCAATAATGTTTAGCTTTTCAGGAACCTCATCAAGCTTTAAAATGTCCTTGTTGGTCAGTCCGTATTCGCTGCCTTTAATGTCTGGAATGAACGGACGTGCACCTGTAGCTATTAGAAGATTGTCATACTCAAGGCTTTCTCCATTAACTCTAACATGGTCATTTTCAATGCTTGCTTCGCCATAAACCACATTATTTCCCACACTTTCATTTTCCATCTGGTTTAATTCTCTAAGCATTTTTTGAGTTTCAACAATCTTTTCCACGATTTTTTCATAGGAAATCTCTATTTGGCTTTTGACAAATCCGTAATCGTTGAATCTTTTATTCAAATCTATATATTTTGTAATGTCTGTAAGTGCACAAACAACCATACATCCTTCATTTAAGCAGGTTCCTGCTATATGATTTTTTTCGATTAAAGTAACATCTTTTCCTAGTTTTCCAAGTTCTAAGGAAGCTAATCTTCCGGCAGGACCGGATCCTATTACAATATTTTCCATTAAAACACCTTTTTAGATAATTTTATATAATATCAATTTAGTAAATAATGTATATATTAAAATTTTGGAGATGGAAATTATGTGTATTGCAGCACCTGCTCAAGTTGTTGAAATTAATAGAGAAGAAAATTGGCTTTATGCTGATTTTGGTGGAGCAAGACAACAAGCTAAATTAGACTTATTGCCTGAAGTGGAAATTGGTGATTATGTTTTAATCCATGCTGGTTTTGCAATTGAAAAATTATCCGAAGAAGCTGCTAAAGAATCTTTAGAAGCTTGGGAAGAACTTTTAGAAGTTCTTGAAGAAGAAGACAGAGAAATGGAAAAAGCAAGAATGGCTGATTTAAATCAATAGATTCAAATCAGTATATTGACACTCTTGTTACTCCTTTTATTTTTAAAAATTCATTTATTAAGTCGCCCTGTACTGGCTTTTCAGTAATTATTGTTAATATTGGTGCTTTTTGAAGTGCAGTATCTTCAGCGTAAGCTTGCCTTATGCCAATTCCTTTTTGTGAAATCAGATTTGTTGTTGCAGCAAGTATTCCCTCGCTTTCAGATCCAACTTCTATTTCTATTACACCCAAATCAAGATTTTTTGCAATGTTTTTCAGTAATGTTCCTGCAGGAATAATATTTGAGAATATATTTTTTAATTCATTATCTTCTTTTATAACTTCAATTGTTGATTTAATTGCTCTTCTGTCAACTTCTGCTGCTGTTGCTAATGCTTTATCACTGATTTTCAAATTTCCGCAGTATATTTTTCCATCATCGTTAATGGAAAGGCCAAGTTCAATCATTTTTTCTGCAACTCTTATTCTTGCAGGATATTTTTTAAATTTTTCATTGACTTTTTCCCACATTTTAATCATCATTCCAACTTTTTGTACATTTAAGTTAAAATATGTTCGAAATGGTATTTATAAATTTTGAAAATCTAAAAAAATTTCGATAAAATGGACAGGTATTATGAAAAATTCTTTAAAAATAGTTAGAAGTAGGCTAGATGGGATTCGAACCCATGACCTCCCGGTTATCAGCCGAGCGCGCTAACCAAGCTGTGCCACTAGCCTATATAATTAGTGTGACAGTTAACTGTCAACACTTATACTTATATTTATTACTATATATAACTCTTTCGGTTATTTATAGATTTTAGTTAATTTTTTAAAAATTATCTGTTAATCATTTCGTTAATGGAGTCAGCCATAGCGTGTCCTTCAACGATGATTTTCACATTTTCAATACCTTCAACGTTTTCAGCTCTTACCTTAGCATCAGCTGCAATACGGGTGATACTCATACAACCTGGATTGGTTGGTTTAAGGATAATTTCAGCTTGGTCTCCATCTACAGTAATGTTTTGTACAATTCCCATTTCTACAATACTTATGCCCATGTGAGGGTCATTAATTACAGAAACAGCGTCTTTAATATCATTTGCTAAATCTTCTGACATGTAATTTAGTCTCCTATTTTTTGTATTAATAAGTATTAATATTTCTCATATTTATATATGTTGTTATATTAACAAAAGGTTATTTAAATCTATGTTTGATTTTAACACCTATTCCGTTATCACATTCCTCCATCTCACGGCCGGTCATGATTGCCTTGCCGACTCCAATCACATCATTGTCTTTAACAACAACTACTTCGTCATTAGGAATGATGTTGTGGTCTGCTTTTTGGATTCCTGGTGCAAAAACAGTATTGGTTTCCAAATTGAAATCTATATTTACAATATTAATTCCCAATTCTTTTAATATTTCTCCACCTGGGAGATTTAATCTAAATAAACCATGATCTTTATTGAGTAATGCAAGCTGTTTGCCGTCTGATAAAATTCTTTTGTGGTACATTCCTTTGGTTTTCACATTGTCCGGAATGAATTTGTCTCCATTTTCACCGAACTGGTATTTTGCTATTGACCTTAATTCATGCAGTGTCTTTTCTCTTCTGCTGATTTTTTGATGGTTTTTAAGTTCCATTCTTAAATTATAAAGGGATTCGGGGGATGTTGGTCTTTCATCCACACAAACATTGACAAAATCATCGCAATATGCTTCAAGGGATTGGAGGTATCCTCCTGCAAGATTTGCTACAATTTTTTTCCCTTTTGTGTATTTTTCAATCAGTTTCCCGCTTTCTTCAATTTCATCCACAGACCATTTGCCTGTGGTGCTGACATCATAAGATTGAATGGGGAATGTATTTTCAAGTTCCCTTGGACAAATCCCAAAAGGGGAAGTTACAATCAGTTCCTGAAATGAACGTGTCAGTTTTCTAAATTTCTGATGGGATTTTGAATTGGAATAAGGTTTTTTCATACTGCAGGGCAACAATACAACGGTATCACCAAGAGGCTCCATCATTTCCATCCTTTGTCTCCATCTAACTGCCTCAGGGCGGTACAATGATTCTTCACTTGAGCATATTACTTTCATGTTATTCCTCAAAAGGTTTAATCAATTCATTATCAAGTTCTATCAGTCTTTCTATATTGTCTTCCGGATCTTTGATTCTGCGCTTCCATTTTACAATAACGAAATCAACATCCACTTCTTCACTTCCGCTAATCAGATTGTCTGCATGAGCTACAATTTTTTCTTCAAGAGTCTCTGGAACGTAAGATTTTTTAGGAAGACCGAGTTTCACGGCTTCACTTTCGGTAATGCCTGCGCCAATGTGTCTTTCAATAATATTTAAAACGTCCTCATCGTAACCATATGTGCGGGCAATTTCAACGCCGGCAATAGCATGGTTTATGTCATGGGTTCTTGACCGTCCGATATCATGCAGAAGTGCACCTTCGCGGATTAACTCTAAATCTGCATCTTCAAAATTAGAAGCTATTTTCATAGCTTTTCTACAAACTGCCTTTGAATGTTCAATAACATTTTCTGGAGTATTTTCTTTTTTAAGTAATTCTATTTCCATTTGCATCGCTTTAACTATTTTTTTTATTAAAGGATTTAAAATTACTTTCAACCATTTTTATGTCTTCTTTGAGTTGTTTGATGTTGGCGGAA is a window encoding:
- a CDS encoding iron-sulfur cluster assembly protein encodes the protein MSEDLANDIKDAVSVINDPHMGISIVEMGIVQNITVDGDQAEIILKPTNPGCMSITRIAADAKVRAENVEGIENVKIIVEGHAMADSINEMINR
- a CDS encoding DUF5591 domain-containing protein; this encodes MKVICSSEESLYRPEAVRWRQRMEMMEPLGDTVVLLPCSMKKPYSNSKSHQKFRKLTRSFQELIVTSPFGICPRELENTFPIQSYDVSTTGKWSVDEIEESGKLIEKYTKGKKIVANLAGGYLQSLEAYCDDFVNVCVDERPTSPESLYNLRMELKNHQKISRREKTLHELRSIAKYQFGENGDKFIPDNVKTKGMYHKRILSDGKQLALLNKDHGLFRLNLPGGEILKELGINIVNIDFNLETNTVFAPGIQKADHNIIPNDEVVVVKDNDVIGVGKAIMTGREMEECDNGIGVKIKHRFK
- a CDS encoding TIGR00295 family protein; protein product: MEIELLKKENTPENVIEHSKAVCRKAMKIASNFEDADLELIREGALLHDIGRSRTHDINHAIAGVEIARTYGYDEDVLNIIERHIGAGITESEAVKLGLPKKSYVPETLEEKIVAHADNLISGSEEVDVDFVIVKWKRRIKDPEDNIERLIELDNELIKPFEE
- a CDS encoding amino acid-binding protein, with product MMIKMWEKVNEKFKKYPARIRVAEKMIELGLSINDDGKIYCGNLKISDKALATAAEVDRRAIKSTIEVIKEDNELKNIFSNIIPAGTLLKNIAKNLDLGVIEIEVGSESEGILAATTNLISQKGIGIRQAYAEDTALQKAPILTIITEKPVQGDLINEFLKIKGVTRVSIY
- a CDS encoding HypC/HybG/HupF family hydrogenase formation chaperone, whose amino-acid sequence is MCIAAPAQVVEINREENWLYADFGGARQQAKLDLLPEVEIGDYVLIHAGFAIEKLSEEAAKESLEAWEELLEVLEEEDREMEKARMADLNQ